A portion of the Bdellovibrio bacteriovorus genome contains these proteins:
- a CDS encoding phosphoribosylformylglycinamidine synthase subunit PurQ produces the protein MSTKPNQTAPKFLVLWGDGINCENETARAIELAGGSAKKVHVNELLKNPKSLHEYQAMVFPGGFSFGDHLGSGQILSLKLENVLKSELQEFVKTRPVLGICNGFQTMIRLGLLPDADFNRTCALVKNRQGHFIDQWVTVERDEKSPCIWTKNLPKEFVLPMRHGEGRFVCKEESLLKRLIQNNQAVLKYKEDVNGAQAQIAGVCDPSGLVFALMPHPEAALHDWHLPFEGTAYGLEFFKNAVTYLRTQP, from the coding sequence ATGTCTACGAAGCCTAACCAAACAGCTCCCAAGTTCTTAGTCCTTTGGGGTGATGGCATTAACTGTGAAAATGAAACGGCCCGCGCTATCGAGCTTGCAGGGGGATCCGCGAAAAAGGTTCACGTCAATGAGCTTTTAAAAAATCCTAAAAGTCTTCACGAATATCAAGCCATGGTGTTTCCGGGAGGATTTTCATTCGGCGATCACCTGGGCAGCGGTCAGATTCTTTCGCTTAAATTAGAAAACGTCTTAAAAAGCGAATTACAAGAATTCGTAAAAACTCGTCCCGTCCTGGGAATCTGCAATGGCTTTCAGACCATGATTCGTCTAGGTCTCTTGCCCGACGCCGATTTCAATCGCACTTGTGCCTTAGTAAAAAACCGCCAAGGTCATTTCATTGACCAATGGGTGACGGTGGAGCGCGATGAAAAATCTCCGTGTATCTGGACGAAGAATCTTCCGAAAGAATTTGTTTTACCGATGCGCCACGGGGAAGGACGCTTTGTCTGTAAAGAAGAAAGCTTGTTAAAGCGACTTATCCAAAATAACCAAGCCGTTTTGAAATACAAAGAAGACGTCAATGGCGCGCAAGCGCAAATCGCCGGCGTCTGTGATCCTTCAGGTTTGGTGTTCGCATTGATGCCTCATCCCGAGGCCGCTTTGCACGATTGGCACTTGCCATTTGAAGGCACGGCTTACGGCTTAGAATTTTTTAAAAATGCAGTGACTTACTTAAGGACTCAGCCATGA